The sequence below is a genomic window from Silvanigrella paludirubra.
GAATAAAAAAGATCTTGATCATGAAAGACGAGTTGCCACAATGATATATTCTTTTTATAAAAGAAAAGACTCTAATATAACATGGGATGGAAAGAAATTAAGTAATTCAGATAAAGCAGTAGGTGTAAATCGAGGTTATGCAGTTATTGATGTTCTTAAAAAATTACAAATACCTTATGAAGAAAGCAAAGGAACTGAAGTTCTTCTTAAAAAACTTGATTCTTCTCGTATTTCATCCTGTATAGGGCAATCTATTACAGTTGATTACTTTATTAAAAAACTAAAACTAAAAAATATTGTTAAAATAAATCCTGATGTAATTTCAAAAGATTATTTTTTAATTTTTAGTCATAAGTTTATAAATGAACACAAAAATATTGCAGAAAAATTATGGACTGAAATTGGAAAAGTAAGAGATATTGAAATTCAAAAAAATATTTCAACCTATGAAAATTAAAAATATATTTAAATATATACTAATTTTTTTTGACATAACCAATATAACCAGTAAGTAGCGATGAATTTATTTGAAACGTAAAATTTTTATCTACAACTCCATTCTGAATTAAGTTAAAAAAAGATTTTGAAAATATTTTTGGACTTAATCCTTTTAATTCTATTTTTTGGCAGTTTAATTTAGAAAAAAAACTCAATAATTCTGATGGTTTTATAAACAAATGAGCCACATGAAGATTTTTTGGCGTTCCCTTAACAAACCATTCCATACCTTTAATAACAAAAAGAGAAGAAAATAAATTTCTATTAAAGGTATGGAAGAAAAACAAACCATTTTTCTTTAACACTCTAGTTCCTTCTTTTAATGCAAGTTGATAATCTTCAATATGTTCTAAAAAATCCATTGCACAAACAACATCAAAACTTTCATCAGGAAAAGGTAAATTTAATGCATCTGCTTTTATATATTTAACTTTTTTAAATTGATCATAATTTCTAGCTACCTGCAAAACTTCTTCATGAATATCAATTCCTGAAACATGATATCCAATTTTTGATAAATCATTGGATAATAAACCTCCTCCGCAACCTATATCAAGAATTTCAATATTTTTATTAAAATATTTTTCAATTTGAAGCATAATCCAAGGATTTCGTGTTTTTGCTTCCGATCTTAAGAGTTCAACATAATCATTTCCATGATACCATTTATCTCCTAAGCTTTTATAAAGTTCATTATTTATCGTTTTTTTTTGAAACATATTAATTATCCTATATTTAGAAATAATAAATTATTCTTTTATAAAAATTAGATATTTTTTAATGGTATAAAAATCTCAGTTTTATTTTCACTGTATATTTCAAAGTCAAAACCCTTATCCCTTTCTTGTTCAGATTCAATAAACCATATTCCATAAATATATTTCCATGCATTAGCTAATTTTTTAGTTCCACCTATAACTTCAAAACACGCATACTTTCCTTTTGGCAATATTTGAATTTTATAATCTAAATTTAAAAATTCAGAACATTCATAGCCAAGTAAATAAATAAAATCCTCTTCATCAGTCATATCCTTATAAAGGCCATATAAATAATTTGATTTTATATATGGAATCATAATATTAAAATTATTATTTTTAAGACATTTTTTGTAAAAATTTGGAATATCTTTTTTTAATTTATTATTTTTTAATGATGTTTTTAATTCTAATCCATAAATTTTTGAGCTATTTAATAGAACATAGGATAATTTTGGAATTTCAATTGTTTTATTTTTTTGTTTTTTAATTATTTCTTCAATTTTTAATACTGGAAATAACTTTTTTCTAGATGGGTTTTTCCTAAAATAGGAAGGATTACAAAGAAACATTTCTTTAAAGGCTCTTTGAAAACTTTCAGGAGTATGGTAGCCAGCTTCAAAAGCAATATCTATAATTTTTGTTTTTTTTAATAATAATTTTTCAGCAGCGATTGAAAGTTTTCTTTTACGTATATATTCTTTTAAAGATATTCCTGTCATAAATGAAAATATTCTATGAAAATGAGACAAAGAACTAAAGGCTTCTTTAGATACATCAGAAAGTTTTATTTCTTCATCTATATTTTTTTCAATAAAGTTTATTGCTTTTTGAAGTCTGTTTAAATATTCATCACGTTTCATTAACAAAAATCCCAGTTTATTTAAAAATAATTTTAATCTGAATCATAAACTTCACACTCTGATTTACTACTTTTGTTGCAAAAATCTATTGCTTTTTGTATTGCTATCTCTTTTGAGTATTGTGAGTTACTTCTTCCATATCCACCCTTTTTTGATATTGCAAAAGCTTTATGAGGAGCATCTTCTAAATAGGTTTGAAAAAAACTTTGATACTTTTTCGCTAATTCATTAGGCCACATATACGTCCATTAGAGTAAGAACCACTCCCGCCTGCAAAATTAACTCCTGCAACAACAACAGCATCTTTAGGCTCTGGAGGAAAAGCGGTTAAACCCAGAATAGCAAGCCCTCCCGTGGAAACACCAATAACAATTGTTTTAGATGTATCAAATTGAGGCATAGAAGATAAATATGAAATTGCCTCTTTTAAATCATTCGAAGCTTTTTTTGTCCTTAGTAAATAGGGCGGAGATGTACACGAATCATTTAAATATCTTGACAACCCACCACCAGAATGACCAAATCCTTTTCTCATAACAACCGCTACCCCAAATCCTCTTCTTGCAAACTCCACTGCTTGAGCAAAAAAAAGCATTGCGGTTCTTTTTGGAATTTCTTCGTGATTTCTCGGGGTACCATGCGTTATTAAGGTTAAAGGATGCTTGCCTTTCGTATCAGGCCACATGATTAAAGATTCAAGTCCGTTCGAATTTGTTTTCTCGGCAGGTATTTGAATTTGTTCCCAAACTATTTTTTGGGCAAGTAATTGATTTTGAAATAACGAAATAAAAAAGATATAAGTAGGAATTTTAATAAAATTGAAAAACATAATTATCCTTAAAATTAATAAAAAAATTAATTTATAAAAATATTAAGGAAATTATATCAAATTTTTGAAATATTTAAAAGTTTCAGTAAAAAATTAATTTATTAAATGTTAATTTTAGCAGTCATCAAGTGTACAAATTCTTATTTTTTTGGGTCCCGCATTAAATTGTTCTGAAGACGCATCAGAAATATACATTGTTAATGCTAAAAATAATACAAATGGTGCTATAATAAAACGAGCTGAAAATTTAGAACGCATGATTCATTCCTTATCAGTTATTTATTAAATTAATATATATTCAAGTATGATATTTAATGAATTATTATATAATTTAATTTAGAGCATTTATAAAAAAGACGCGTTGGGATCAAGGGTCTATATAAATAAGATTTGTTTACTTGTCAATACAAATAATTAACAAATATATTACAATATTTTTTAATGGGTTATGGGAGTAATTATTATATTTTTCTGTTTTTAAAAATAAAAATTCTAATAAGCAAATAATAAGGTACTAAAGTTCTAAATTATATTTTAAGAACTTTAGTCCGTTTTTTTACATACCATCAACATTTAATTTATCTACTGTTTCTCTATAAGTAAGAGGGGATTTAAATACTGACATACTTGCAGAAACACCGCCCGTAGTTAAGGATAACCAGAAAATGTCAGTTGCTATTTTTCCATATAAATCAGATTTTTCATTATCACCGGCTTTTCCTGCATTTCTTGATGCTTCTCCAAAACCTTTTCCAGCAATCCAAGCAGCATCACTTGTATAACCCATAATCATTTTTGTGTATTTAAATTGAGAACTAACTCTTATCCCATCAGAAGTAGAAATATTATACATATCTGCTAAATAATTATTATTCGTTATTTTATTCGCGTTAGAGCTTCCTAATTTAATTATATTATCAGAAGTATTTTTTGCTGCCGACGCGACGCCAGCTAAAGAAGAAACCTCAAGGCCAATACCAACAGCACTTGCAGCCATTCCTAAAGCAAATGATGTCCATCCTAATGCGTATGAAATATCACCATATTTAGTTGCATCCGCTTTATTTCCTGCTGCATTTGCATCACTTGATAACTTTCCATAAACTTGTCCAGTTATCCCAATAACACTTGAAGCAATACCAGCAGAAGCAGCAACAGTTACAGCTATATCTGCAGCAGATAATGCTGCTGTACCTGCAATAGCAGGGGCTAATGTTGTACCTAAAGTAAATATGGAAAGGAATATTCCTAATATAGACAAACCAAGTCCAACACCTAGCATAATATTTGCAGCATTTTCACCTGTGGGGTCGAATTTCATTATAGGGTTATTTTCAGCAAATATATATCCGTTAATCCCACCTTTTCCAAATGGAGATTGAGTATCATATTGCATAAATCTACCTAAAGCAGGATTATACGCTCTGTAACCTTTACCAAGAAATTGATAACCTGTTTTGCCATCAGTTCTTTCTCCATTAAAACCAATATCACTTAATTTAGGAGAATTTGCTGCAGAATTTGAAACATCAAATTGCTCACCGTATGGTGTGTATACAAAATTCTTAGTTAATAATTTTGCACCTTCCATAACTCGAATGACACTTCTAGCCTGATCTGTTAAATAAAATTGGAAAACGCTACCTGGATTTACTTTACCAATAATGTAACCATTAATTTGTAAATAACTTACAATTTTTCCATTTGAATTTTCGTTTATAATTTTATTTCCATTGTAATAAAATTTAACTAATCCATTTTCGCTATCATTTTGTGATATAATTTCACCTGAACCATTGTAACTATATTCTATTGTTTTATCTTTACTAATAAATTTTGATAATCTTTGAAATGGTGTATAAACTAATTTATTATCATTACCATCTTTAATTATATTTCCATCTTCATCATATTCTAAAGTAGATGATGTATTTTTTAATCCAGTTGAAGAATATCCCTCTAATCTAACTCCATCTGTTTTATTATAATTATATGTCGTTATACTATCTGTTGTAGAATCAGAATATTTAACTTTTGCAGTTTTAATATTATTTAATGAATCAAAAGAATATTCTTCTGATTTTATAATATTTCCGTTTGTATCCCTAGGACAAAGTACTCCAGTACAAACATATTTTTGGAGATTATTAAGTGAATCATAAGAATAATTTTCTTGAGAATCAACACTAGAAGAATTATTACTATATCTATTTCTTGATGCAATATTCATATCTATATTATAGGAATATGTATAGGATAGAATATTAGAATTATTTACATCTGTATAAGATAAAGAGTTTAATGCTCCCATTGAATTGTATGAATAAGAAACTTTTGTATTATTTGGAAGTACTTTATATAATATTCTACCAAAATCATCGTAATAATAATTTTCTTCCTGGAAAATACCATCTTTAGAATTGTATTGAATTTTTTCTAAACGACCGGTTGATTTATTAAAGATATAGCTTGATTTTAATTGATTAATATCAGTTAAAGTAACTGGATAGTCTTGAAAATTATATTCATAGCTAATCGATTTTCCATCAGGATAAGTAACAGATTTTAATTTACCATCTTTAAAAGTAGTATATTTAGTTTTACCAGTTGAATCAATCATATTAACTAAATACATAGAAAACGAATCATACTCATAATTCGTTGTATAATTAGATTCTTCACCCAAGACTTGTTTTTTAATTAATTTATTAAATCCATTATATAAATATTTTATTTCCTTACCTGATCTTAATGTTTTACTTACAACATTTCCGTATAAATCATAAATATATTTTATAGATTTTCCAAATGGATCGGACTCTGATACTAATTGACCTATTGAATCATATTCTCTTGAACCTAAAGTGTATGAAGAACCATCAGATGTTATAACTGATTTTTTAATTATTTTATCATTTAATAATGGATCATAATCGTAAGAAATTTTTCTTCCATCAGAAAAAATATCTTGAACTTTTTGAGACAAAGGGCTGTATTTAAACTTAACAACATTTCCGTTTACATCTGTAGATTCTATTAAGTTACCAAATCCATCAAATAAACTTGAGCTCTTACTAAATAACGTTCTATCTTTAGTTAAAAGTTCAAGCCGAATAGGTTTTTTATTTAAATCAAAATATGAAACACTTATTGAAGATGAGTTCCCTGTATTTGATATCATGTAAGTTTCAGAACTATTTTTAGCATCGTCATATTTCGTTACTTTCGTTTCTCCATTTGGTGAAACAACCATGTTTTCTCTTGCTAAAACGTCATATTTATATTTTGTTGATATTTGATATTTATAACCATCTTTATCAATATCGTATAAACTCTGAGAATCTTTTTGACCGGTACTATTATAACTTAATGAAGATACTAAATTGAATGAACTATCATATTTAGATTGTAAAAAAGTTTGAATCTCTCTTCCTAAAGAATCGTTAACTTTATATGTAGTATATCCGTTAGGATTCATTACTAATACAGCAGAAGTTCCAAATCCCAAACCATATTTTGAATCATTTAAATAATATAAATAGTTTGTAGATATAGAACTCTCACCATTCACAGATGTTATTGTTTCTTTTAAAACTCTTCCTAAATTATCATATTGATAAGAAATATTTTTTCCATCTGTTTCAACTTTATTTTCTTCTTTTTTAGTAAAGGAATTTATTTTTGATGTTTCTTTAGCTAGAATATTTCCCTTATAGTCAATATATTCTTTATTTGTAATATTAAAGTTTGAATTTAATGAATATGTATTTTTATTAATAGAGACCTTACATTTACCACCAGAAGCTGATTTAATTTTAACAATAGAAGGGAGAGAATAAATATTAAATTTATTTGTATCCTTGTTATAAGTATTCAATTCGGTTTTGTATACTTTTCCACAGTTTACATCACTTATTCCACATATATTTGTATTATATCTATAAATTTTTGCTAAAACTCTTTGAAATGTTTTTCCTGTTAAATTTTGAGTGTTTTCATATTTATATTCTGTTATTAAACTAACTTTATCAATAGGAGATGTTTTAATCTCTTTTTCTACTAAATGCACCAAGCCATTAAATGTATTTTCAGCTGATAAATATTGGTATTCTTTTATAATTCCATTAGCTTCTATTGTTTTAAGTATATTTCCAGAATTATCATACGAATTTTTAACTACTTCTGTTCTATTTAAACCATCTTTATAGTATGTAGTTTTTACTTCAATTGGATAATTATAATTTGGGTCAAGTGAAGCAAAACTTTTACTCTTCCATTCAGGATAATTATATTCTTTTGTTTGAATCAAATTATCATTTTCTTTTATTTTTTCACTCATTAATTGATGAAAATGATTATATATTCTTTCTGTTTTAATATTTGACCCAGTTGGGGAGTCTTTACTTTCTATAGAAGAATAAGTATATGTATTTGGTGTATAAAATAAAGTATCTTCACCTTCTTTATATCCAGTAAAACCTTTTCCTAAATAGTTTGATGAATCTTGATTAAAAATATATGAAATAGATTCAGAATTCATTCCAAGTTTATTAGAATTACTTTTCAAAGTAAAAGAGTTAGTTTCAATTTTTGATACAGCAGGAAAAGAAATTCCATCTAAAGGAGAATTTAAACCTCCAGTTAAATAAGTTACATTTACTGAAGTTCCAGTAGGAAAAGAAATTTTTGTTACAAGAGAATCTGTAGAAAAATCTTTTTCAGATGAAGCTCCATAAGAAAAATTTACTTCTTGCAATAGTGGATTTTTAATTGATGTTAATAAATTACTATTATTAGATTTTGTTAAAGTTGTAGTAGGTAAATTGTTAGTTCCATTATTTAATTTAATTGTTATAAATGTGTTACTAGAGTAAATTAATTCAATTTTTTTAATATCTGAATCACTATTTAAATCTTTATAGCTTATACTTTGTAATTTATTTCCATTAATATAATTAAAAAATGCTTGATAGCCTTCTTTGTTAGTTACAGAAACTAAATTTCCAAATGCTTTTTCTATTTTTTCTTCTCTACCATCTTTATATTTTAGAGTTAAATAGATACTTCCAATTTCAATTTTTAAATCATTTAATTTATAATATTTTAACTTACCTTGACCAATATCAAGCTTATAACTACCTCCACTCGATAAACTCAGCATTCCTGTTTTAGTATCATAAAACGTTAGATTCCAAGCCCATCCTTTTCCTAATCCAAAGCGATCTGATTGTGATAATGATGAATAGTTTACGGACAGAGGAATAATGGGATCTTCAAAACCATTCCCAACTACATCAGCAATTTTATATGAAATAGAAAAAGCACCGGTTCTAGGATCTACATTTTTAGTTAAATCTTTATAATTATAGGCATCACTAACAATATTTGACGATTGATTCGTTGAGGTAATTGCTGCATTTGCCGATTGAGCTGAATTATTAACCAATAAGCTGTTATTATTACTATACTTTTCGTTTTTTGAGTTGTAAATTATTGATGTTACTTTAGAAATTCCTTTAGCAAAAGCATATGTTTGAAAAGGAGAAGAAAGAATTAACAAGGAACAAAAAACGGATAGAAATTTTTGCAAATTTTTTCTTTTCATTTAACACCATAATATTAAATTCATTAATGATAATAATAATCTAAAACAATTCAATTCAAAATATGACAATATACCAGAATATCATTATAATATAACATGATTACATTTCGGTTAATTTGATATGAAATATTAGGTTTTTTTTAAATTATTTAAAAAATATTTTATCAATATATTTATTCAAATTGAACACTAATAACTTTATTTATTTTTTTTAAATTAAAATAAGATACAGAGTTATTTATTAAGTCATTTGAGTTTTTACTATTAATATATAAATTATTTATAACTGATTTATCATAACCAATATAATTTAAAATTTTACATATATTTTCTTTAGAATTTATATTTTTTAATGGCTCTGCTTTTGTTTGTTTGGATAATTTTTGATTTTCTTTATTTAATAAAATAGGAATATGTGCGTAATTTGGTGTAGTAAAATTTAAGCATTTTTGCAAATAAATTTGACGTGAGGTTTGAAAGAGTAGATCACAACCTCTAACTATTTCTGTTATACCTTGAAGTTCGTCATCCACTACAACCGCTAATTGGTAAGAAGCTATATTTTCATTTCGCCACAATATGAAATCGCCTACTTCTTTTTCAAGATTTTGTTCAATTGAACCCTGAATATTATCAGTAAAATTAATATTAAATGTATTTAAAGCCTTTATTCTGCATGAAAACACATTGTTTTCAATCTCTTTATTCCTACAAATACCTGGATAAACATATTCCATAGTTTGTAGATTTTTATAATAATTTATTAAATTTTTTCTTGAACAAGAACATTTATAAATTAATTTTTTTTCTACTAATTGATTTAAATAAAAACGATATATTTCAGTTCTTTTAGATTGATAAATAACTTCATCATCCCATTCTAAACCATGTAATTCTAAAGTTTTTAAAATAGAATAAGTAGAACCTTTTTGGTTTCTTTTTTGATCAATATCTTCAATTCTTAAGAGCCATTTTCCATTTTGAGAGCGAGCTCTTAGATAACTAGCGACAGCTGTTACCAATGAACCAAAATGAAGATCGCCAGTAGGAGACGGCGCAAAGCGCCCAACATATTTTGAAAATTTTGTCATTTGACTTGTTTGTAATAAAGCGGATAAATGGTGAAGGGTCAGGGACTCGAACCCTGGACCAAGAGATTAAGAGTCTCTTGCTCTACCAACTGAGCTAACCCTCCACTTTTGTTTCCACTTAGTTATCTAAGATGAACTTCTAAGTCAAGGAATGAATATAAAAAAATAGTTTAAAGTAATTTACTTTAAACTATTTTTTTATGAATAAAACTTATATTACTTACCGATAATAATAAATGCAATAATTAAACCAAGAATCGCTTGAAATTCAATAAGAGCCATTGCTAATAGGAAAGGAGTAAAGATTTTATTGTAAGCTTGTGGGTTGCGTCCAATACTTTCAAGAGCGCCTTTTGCAGCTTGTCCTTGACCTTGTCCAGCACCAACAACAGCTAGGCCGATTGCTAATCCAGCGCCTACTAGTTTTAGTCCTGTTCCAATAGACATTCCGTCTGTAGCGACAGTAGTTGCAGCATCATTAGCAAAAGCTAAAACGTTAACAGATAAAGCCGCCGCAGCAGCAGAAACCATAGCAAATTTCTTTTTCATGAAAAACTCCTAAAAATAAAAAACTTTTAATCACTGCCATTCGTTTCTTTTTTACATGCAGAATACCAGTTCTCATGTAATGATTCTTATAGAATCACCTCTAAATAAGAGGTAAGGAAATTTATGAATTAAATCTTTATCCTGAATGGATAGGAATTGATATATTCAATAAATCCTAAATAAACATAAACTAAAAAACAATTTTAATGTTGTTCTTTAGATTCAAGTGCAAGTTTGATGTATACGGCGCTTAAAGTCATAAATATAAACGCTTGAAGACAGGCAACAAATGTACCAAATCCAAGAAAAATTGCTGGAATTGGAACAAATGGAATATATAAATCTTTCATAAGTCCAGAAAAAATTGCAAACACAAAGTGATCGCCTGATACATTTCCGAAAATACGTAAAGAAAGCGAGATTGGTCTTGATAATAAACTAATAAATTCGATTAAGAACATTAACGGAGCCATCCATAAAACAGGTCCTGCTAAGTGTTTAATATAATCAAAACCAGATTCTTTTAAGCCGTAATAATTAAAATATACGAAGATTGCCATGGCTGCTGCAAATGTAAAAGACATATTTGATGTCGCAGGAGAAAAACCAGGTAATACGCCTGATAAGTTTGTTACAATTAGTACAAAAAAAGTTCCGCCTAATACTCCAACAAATCTCATCCAATTTTTCTCACCAATTGTGGATTCAAGAGTTGAGGAAACAACGGACCAACAAAGCTCAATAAAAGCCACAATTCCAAACTTTTTAGGTGGGAGGATTTCCTCATCACTCATTTGCTCTGGCTTCATTTTTGAAAAACCAGAAAATATTGCAATAGCCGCTAGTAAAAGTACTGCACAGGCAGAAGCAAAAACAGGGGACCACTGCTCAGCTTTTATACTTGCAGCTGCCTGAGTTATGTCAGGATTAAAAAATACAAAAAAGTTTTCTAAAATTTCATGATACCAATTCACAACATGCACTCCTGAGGAATCTGCATAGGCTGCTGGCGCAACAACTATAGATAACAAGGTTAAGATATGAATAATTTTACGTTTCATAATTTTAATGTAGGATCCCTTCGTAAAATATCAAAGCAAACACAAGCCAATTACATTATTGAGACTCTTCTTGCAAGTAGGTAGAGCATTAAGCTGACAAAATATGTTGCAACAAAAAGAGACAAATTCAAAATCAATTTCTCAGAAGGACACTCGTAAACCAGATAAGCTAAAATAGCAAAGCCAAGATACTTCATAGTTATGACTAGTAGCCTACTCAAGAAAGATGTATTTTGGTTTTTATTTAAAATGAATTTAGCATTGATAAAAACTCCGGCCATAATTAGAATAGCCGATATTACAAACATTATTTGCATAGATAAACTACTCATCACGATTGTCCTTGAACTCATTTTTGATTAATAATTTCAAATTTTTATACACAGTTATAAACGAAAGTACAAAAATAAATATGGAAATAAGTATTTTTACAGTAAATGGTTCAAAAAATAAATAACTTACAATTTTTTTTCCATTTTCCGTATCTCCTAAAACCCAAATCATTAGAATGATCAAAATAGTTGAACTAATCTGACCAAACAAGATTGCAACAGTTCTTAATTCATTATTCATAAAAAAAATACCATTTTTTAGGCAAAACACTTGACCTCAAGAATTTGGCTCGTAAGAATCAAAACGCAACGCAAAGGCTAAATGCCTCGCTGGCGACAAAACCCAAAACGAGGTTATTTCATGTTAGATAAAGAATCGAACCAAATTTTTTCTGAAAAACTCCGTACTCGATTTATTGAGTTGGGTCTTTCAAAACAAACTGCAACAAAAATAACCAAACTAATCACACCTGTAAAGATAGATGGAAATACCATTATATCCTACTGCTCTGACACTTTTTATAGAGATCACATTATCTCTCCAAAAATAGATGAAATAGAAAAAATAGCTAAAGATTGTTGGGGAAAAGCATACGATTTTAAAATAGAAGGCAACCCTATTGAAGAAAACAGTGCCGTCAAAACAAAAAGCTTTAAAACAAATAAAGAGTCTCAAATTACACTTTTTCCAGATGAAAATAACTATTTCCCAGAAAAAAAGAAAAAATTAAAACCCAAAATTTCTTTTCAAGAAATTACTCCTGTAAATGCAATTAAAGAAGAAGAAATAACTCAAAAATTTGAAGAAAAAAATAATCTTCCAATAAATAATGAAAAACCAAGAACTTTAGATGCTACGCAAAACTTTGGAACTTTTATACGCTGTGAAAGTAACCTTGTAGCTTATTCTGCATGTGAAGCGGTAGCAAAAAATCCTGGTAATTTATCTAATCCATTGTTTATTTACGGTGCAACAGGACTTGGTAAAACACACCTTCTTCACTCAGTAGGTAATGAAATAATTCAAAAAATTCCAAATGCAAAAATTCTTTATATAACAAGTGAAGACTTCGTAAATGATGTAATTCATAGAGGGATTCGTGTTGGAAAAATGGATGAAGTTAGATCTAAATATAGTGCTTGTGATGTTTTATTAGTTGATGATATTCAATTTCTTGAAAAAAAAGATGCTTGTCAAATAGAGTTTTTTCATACATTTAATGAGCTTTATCAAAAAAGAAAACAAATTGTTATTACAAGTGATAAGTTTCCTAAAGACATTCCAAATATTGAAGAACGCTTAAAAAGTAGATTTTTACAAGGTTTACTTGTTGATATCGAACCACCAGGATTTGAGGATAGAGTTGCTATTATCGAAACAAAAGCAAATTTAATTGGTCTTAAAATAAATCAAGAAATTTCTTTTTTAATTGCTACACATGCAAAAACAAACGTAAGAGAAATTCAAGGATTGTTAAAAGATCTTCTTATGAATCAGCACATGACCGGGAGAAGCCCTACTATTGAATCTGTAACAACAATTTTAAAAAGAAGATTTCCTACAGGCTCTGTAGAATCTACAATTGATACTGCCGCAATTCA
It includes:
- a CDS encoding RHS repeat-associated core domain-containing protein, giving the protein MKRKNLQKFLSVFCSLLILSSPFQTYAFAKGISKVTSIIYNSKNEKYSNNNSLLVNNSAQSANAAITSTNQSSNIVSDAYNYKDLTKNVDPRTGAFSISYKIADVVGNGFEDPIIPLSVNYSSLSQSDRFGLGKGWAWNLTFYDTKTGMLSLSSGGSYKLDIGQGKLKYYKLNDLKIEIGSIYLTLKYKDGREEKIEKAFGNLVSVTNKEGYQAFFNYINGNKLQSISYKDLNSDSDIKKIELIYSSNTFITIKLNNGTNNLPTTTLTKSNNSNLLTSIKNPLLQEVNFSYGASSEKDFSTDSLVTKISFPTGTSVNVTYLTGGLNSPLDGISFPAVSKIETNSFTLKSNSNKLGMNSESISYIFNQDSSNYLGKGFTGYKEGEDTLFYTPNTYTYSSIESKDSPTGSNIKTERIYNHFHQLMSEKIKENDNLIQTKEYNYPEWKSKSFASLDPNYNYPIEVKTTYYKDGLNRTEVVKNSYDNSGNILKTIEANGIIKEYQYLSAENTFNGLVHLVEKEIKTSPIDKVSLITEYKYENTQNLTGKTFQRVLAKIYRYNTNICGISDVNCGKVYKTELNTYNKDTNKFNIYSLPSIVKIKSASGGKCKVSINKNTYSLNSNFNITNKEYIDYKGNILAKETSKINSFTKKEENKVETDGKNISYQYDNLGRVLKETITSVNGESSISTNYLYYLNDSKYGLGFGTSAVLVMNPNGYTTYKVNDSLGREIQTFLQSKYDSSFNLVSSLSYNSTGQKDSQSLYDIDKDGYKYQISTKYKYDVLARENMVVSPNGETKVTKYDDAKNSSETYMISNTGNSSSISVSYFDLNKKPIRLELLTKDRTLFSKSSSLFDGFGNLIESTDVNGNVVKFKYSPLSQKVQDIFSDGRKISYDYDPLLNDKIIKKSVITSDGSSYTLGSREYDSIGQLVSESDPFGKSIKYIYDLYGNVVSKTLRSGKEIKYLYNGFNKLIKKQVLGEESNYTTNYEYDSFSMYLVNMIDSTGKTKYTTFKDGKLKSVTYPDGKSISYEYNFQDYPVTLTDINQLKSSYIFNKSTGRLEKIQYNSKDGIFQEENYYYDDFGRILYKVLPNNTKVSYSYNSMGALNSLSYTDVNNSNILSYTYSYNIDMNIASRNRYSNNSSSVDSQENYSYDSLNNLQKYVCTGVLCPRDTNGNIIKSEEYSFDSLNNIKTAKVKYSDSTTDSITTYNYNKTDGVRLEGYSSTGLKNTSSTLEYDEDGNIIKDGNDNKLVYTPFQRLSKFISKDKTIEYSYNGSGEIISQNDSENGLVKFYYNGNKIINENSNGKIVSYLQINGYIIGKVNPGSVFQFYLTDQARSVIRVMEGAKLLTKNFVYTPYGEQFDVSNSAANSPKLSDIGFNGERTDGKTGYQFLGKGYRAYNPALGRFMQYDTQSPFGKGGINGYIFAENNPIMKFDPTGENAANIMLGVGLGLSILGIFLSIFTLGTTLAPAIAGTAALSAADIAVTVAASAGIASSVIGITGQVYGKLSSDANAAGNKADATKYGDISYALGWTSFALGMAASAVGIGLEVSSLAGVASAAKNTSDNIIKLGSSNANKITNNNYLADMYNISTSDGIRVSSQFKYTKMIMGYTSDAAWIAGKGFGEASRNAGKAGDNEKSDLYGKIATDIFWLSLTTGGVSASMSVFKSPLTYRETVDKLNVDGM
- the gluQRS gene encoding tRNA glutamyl-Q(34) synthetase GluQRS, which encodes MTKFSKYVGRFAPSPTGDLHFGSLVTAVASYLRARSQNGKWLLRIEDIDQKRNQKGSTYSILKTLELHGLEWDDEVIYQSKRTEIYRFYLNQLVEKKLIYKCSCSRKNLINYYKNLQTMEYVYPGICRNKEIENNVFSCRIKALNTFNINFTDNIQGSIEQNLEKEVGDFILWRNENIASYQLAVVVDDELQGITEIVRGCDLLFQTSRQIYLQKCLNFTTPNYAHIPILLNKENQKLSKQTKAEPLKNINSKENICKILNYIGYDKSVINNLYINSKNSNDLINNSVSYFNLKKINKVISVQFE
- a CDS encoding ATP synthase F0 subunit C, whose translation is MVSAAAAALSVNVLAFANDAATTVATDGMSIGTGLKLVGAGLAIGLAVVGAGQGQGQAAKGALESIGRNPQAYNKIFTPFLLAMALIEFQAILGLIIAFIIIGK
- the atpB gene encoding F0F1 ATP synthase subunit A, with translation MKRKIIHILTLLSIVVAPAAYADSSGVHVVNWYHEILENFFVFFNPDITQAAASIKAEQWSPVFASACAVLLLAAIAIFSGFSKMKPEQMSDEEILPPKKFGIVAFIELCWSVVSSTLESTIGEKNWMRFVGVLGGTFFVLIVTNLSGVLPGFSPATSNMSFTFAAAMAIFVYFNYYGLKESGFDYIKHLAGPVLWMAPLMFLIEFISLLSRPISLSLRIFGNVSGDHFVFAIFSGLMKDLYIPFVPIPAIFLGFGTFVACLQAFIFMTLSAVYIKLALESKEQH